From Microlunatus capsulatus, a single genomic window includes:
- a CDS encoding M16 family metallopeptidase: MTTTSLPQPPVGPPGAWSFPTPVEGTLANGIRTLTYDRPGQHVVSVHLVLDVPLNAEDPAVEGVATITARVLDEGSRAHPGEEFAELMETEGAGFGVELTLAGTQAVLDVPASRLDRALELFAEAVTTPALGDDDVRRHVTLRLAEIEQGQANSAQTATHTFRGLTYDAGSRASRMNGGEAATVAAVTPEAVRDFHARHYGPAGATLVLAGDFSALDPVALAERHLGGWRNDDQVRTTYQAPAPGSRATLVVDRPGAVQADVRLGAFAVDRTDPRWADLTVASYAMGGAFLSRLNAVLREDKGYTYGVRMAFSPLRSGGSFAVQGSFRTEVVADALRLTRELLQTEQAPFTDDEVREAVAYFVGVSPLRYATADGVADQAGTNVLLDLPVDYVDRSLAALADVTPASATRAFQEVVRLDELSLVVVGDAAVVAGPLREVGFADLEVRTR; this comes from the coding sequence GTGACCACCACCTCCCTGCCCCAGCCCCCGGTCGGCCCGCCCGGCGCCTGGTCGTTCCCGACGCCGGTCGAGGGGACGCTCGCCAACGGCATCCGCACCCTCACCTACGACCGGCCCGGCCAGCACGTCGTCTCCGTCCACCTCGTCCTCGACGTCCCGCTGAACGCCGAGGACCCCGCGGTGGAGGGCGTCGCCACCATCACCGCCCGCGTCCTGGACGAGGGCAGCCGGGCCCACCCCGGCGAGGAGTTCGCCGAGCTGATGGAGACCGAGGGTGCGGGCTTCGGCGTCGAGCTGACCCTCGCGGGCACCCAGGCGGTGCTCGACGTGCCCGCCTCCCGGCTGGACCGGGCGCTGGAGCTGTTCGCCGAGGCGGTGACCACCCCCGCCCTGGGCGACGACGACGTCCGCCGCCACGTCACCCTGCGGCTCGCCGAGATCGAGCAGGGCCAGGCCAACTCGGCGCAGACCGCCACCCACACCTTCCGCGGCCTCACCTACGACGCCGGCAGCCGCGCGTCGCGGATGAACGGCGGCGAGGCGGCCACCGTCGCCGCCGTGACCCCGGAGGCCGTCCGGGACTTCCACGCCCGGCACTACGGCCCCGCCGGCGCCACCCTGGTGCTGGCCGGCGACTTCTCCGCGCTCGACCCGGTCGCCCTGGCCGAGCGGCACCTCGGCGGCTGGCGCAACGACGACCAGGTCCGCACCACCTACCAGGCGCCCGCCCCCGGCAGCCGGGCCACGCTGGTCGTCGACCGGCCGGGCGCGGTCCAGGCCGACGTCCGGCTGGGCGCCTTCGCCGTCGACCGCACCGACCCGCGCTGGGCCGACCTCACCGTGGCCAGCTACGCGATGGGCGGGGCCTTCCTGTCCCGGCTCAACGCCGTGCTGCGGGAGGACAAGGGCTACACCTACGGCGTGCGGATGGCGTTCTCGCCGCTTCGCTCGGGCGGCAGCTTCGCCGTCCAGGGCTCCTTCCGCACCGAGGTGGTGGCCGACGCGCTGCGGCTGACGCGGGAGCTGCTGCAGACCGAGCAGGCGCCCTTCACCGACGACGAGGTGCGCGAGGCCGTCGCCTACTTCGTCGGGGTCTCGCCGCTGCGCTACGCCACGGCCGACGGCGTCGCCGACCAGGCCGGGACGAACGTGCTGCTCGACCTGCCCGTCGACTACGTCGACCGCTCGCTGGCCGCCCTCGCCGACGTCACGCCGGCCTCGGCCACCCGGGCGTTCCAGGAGGTCGTCCGGCTCGACGAGCTGAGCCTCGTGGTCGTCGGCGACGCCGCCGTGGTGGCCGGGCCGCTGCGCGAGGTCGGGTTCGCCGACCTCGAGGTCCGCACCCGCTGA
- a CDS encoding PhzF family phenazine biosynthesis protein — MAVPRSRAFAQVDVFASTPLGGNPVAVVLDGTDLDADAMAAFARWTNLSETTFVLPPDTPGADYRLRIFTPGAELPFAGHPTLGSAHAWLEAGGVPRDPALLVQSCAAGPVRVRRSGSSLAFAAPPTTRSGPLDDALLARVTAALGVRADAVLAHQWVDNGPGWLALQLASAAAVLDLEPDLAAVPDLKIGVLGAHPDGHPLRWEVRAFAPALGLGEDPVTGSLNASLAQWLLREGRTASRYRVGQGARVGRTGVLDVEQDAAGTVWVGGATTTVVRGTVTL; from the coding sequence GTGGCCGTCCCCCGGTCGCGGGCCTTCGCCCAGGTCGACGTCTTCGCCAGCACCCCGCTGGGGGGCAACCCGGTGGCGGTGGTGCTCGACGGCACCGACCTCGACGCGGACGCGATGGCGGCGTTCGCCCGCTGGACCAACCTGTCGGAGACGACCTTCGTGCTGCCGCCGGACACTCCCGGGGCCGACTACCGGTTGCGGATCTTCACTCCCGGCGCCGAGCTGCCGTTCGCCGGCCACCCCACCCTGGGCTCGGCGCACGCCTGGCTGGAGGCCGGCGGCGTCCCGCGGGACCCCGCGCTGCTCGTCCAGAGCTGCGCGGCCGGCCCCGTCCGCGTCCGCCGGAGCGGGTCGTCCCTGGCCTTCGCCGCCCCGCCCACGACGCGCAGCGGCCCGCTCGACGACGCCCTGCTGGCCCGGGTCACCGCCGCGCTCGGGGTGCGGGCCGACGCGGTGCTGGCCCACCAGTGGGTCGACAACGGTCCCGGCTGGCTGGCCCTGCAGCTGGCCTCGGCCGCCGCCGTGCTGGACCTGGAGCCGGACCTCGCGGCCGTGCCCGACCTCAAGATCGGCGTCCTCGGCGCCCACCCCGACGGCCACCCGCTGCGCTGGGAGGTGCGGGCCTTCGCGCCGGCGCTGGGGCTGGGCGAGGACCCGGTCACCGGCAGCCTCAACGCCTCGCTCGCCCAGTGGCTGCTGCGCGAGGGCCGGACGGCGTCGCGCTACCGCGTGGGCCAGGGCGCCCGGGTGGGGCGGACCGGCGTCCTCGACGTCGAGCAGGACGCCGCGGGCACCGTGTGGGTCGGCGGGGCGACGACGACGGTGGTCCGCGGCACCGTCACCCTCTGA
- a CDS encoding UPF0182 family membrane protein, with the protein MIAAVLVVLFAIFTSVWTDRLWYRSFDFGSVFTTLLSARIGLFAVFGLVMAACVAASAAIAYRFRPRVRVSTAASPLLERYREVLESRFVWVVVALGVVLGLFAGGAAAGQIFTYLAWQNGTDFGTTDPKFGLDIGFFVFGYPWYRFVLSFVFAVLGFSAVAAALVHYVMGSLRFSGARRGASGAAQAQLSILIGLAVVVKGVQYWFDRYGLEIQNQQLLTGINYTADNATVTAKAILAVIAGICALLFFANAVLRRWVVPTIGLVLMVLSAIVLGVIYPGAVQYFSVRPSEPTRERPYIERNIAATRAAYGIDDVEITSYSAETTATAGQLRSDAEALPGIRLIDPSVVGPAYEQLQQVRGYYAFPETLDVDRYTIDGTETDAVVGVRELNLAGVPGQNWNNLKTVYTHGFGLVAAYGNRRQSGGEPEWIAQGIPPTGELSEAEPRIYFGESPSMDYSIVGAPAGTAPVELDTPGGGEGGSPKTYTYTGSGGVGIGSLWHRILYAAKFADVNILLSSRVNDASKIIYDRTPKERVAKAAPWLKTDGDSYPAVVDGRIVWIVDGYTTSNSYPYSQRVALNQVTSDSQTATSGGAVVAQANSDINYMRNSVKAVVDAYDGTVKLYQWDTEDPILKTWEKAFPGVVLPKSDISPELKDHLRYPQDYFKVQRQILAKYHQTDPNNWYQNSALWEVPNDPVKTAGQAKESPFYLSVKWPEDDRAIFSLTTAFVPRGRSNLAAYMAVNADASSPDYGRMRVLQMSDTTQIDGPGQSFNAMTTNETVAERLRPFQQGTAQSSFGNLLTLPVGGGLLYVTPVYTQRQGSTGSYPALRFVIVRFGQSVGIGDTLQQALDEVFAGNSGASTGEEEPAEPTEPGTGETDSSAATQALDEAQAAFQAADKALADGDLGTYQTRIEEAQAATQRALRAMGR; encoded by the coding sequence GTGATCGCGGCCGTCCTGGTCGTGCTCTTCGCCATCTTCACCAGCGTGTGGACCGACCGGTTGTGGTACCGCTCGTTCGACTTCGGCTCGGTGTTCACCACCCTGCTGAGCGCGCGGATCGGGCTGTTCGCGGTCTTCGGGCTGGTGATGGCGGCCTGCGTCGCCGCCAGCGCGGCCATCGCCTACCGCTTCCGGCCCCGGGTCCGGGTCAGCACCGCCGCCAGCCCGCTGCTGGAGCGCTACCGGGAGGTCCTGGAGTCGCGCTTCGTCTGGGTGGTCGTGGCCCTCGGCGTCGTCCTCGGGCTCTTCGCGGGCGGGGCGGCCGCCGGCCAGATCTTCACCTACCTGGCCTGGCAGAACGGCACCGACTTCGGCACGACCGATCCGAAGTTCGGCCTCGACATCGGCTTCTTCGTGTTCGGGTACCCCTGGTACCGCTTCGTCCTCTCCTTCGTCTTCGCGGTGCTCGGCTTCAGCGCCGTCGCCGCCGCCCTCGTGCACTACGTGATGGGCAGCCTGCGCTTCTCGGGCGCCCGCCGCGGCGCCAGCGGGGCGGCCCAGGCACAGCTCTCGATCCTCATCGGCCTCGCCGTCGTGGTGAAGGGCGTGCAGTACTGGTTCGACCGGTACGGCCTGGAGATCCAGAACCAGCAGCTGCTGACCGGCATCAACTACACCGCCGACAACGCGACGGTGACGGCCAAGGCCATCCTCGCCGTCATCGCCGGGATCTGCGCCCTGCTGTTCTTCGCCAACGCGGTGCTGCGCCGCTGGGTGGTCCCCACCATCGGCCTCGTGCTCATGGTGCTGTCGGCCATCGTCCTCGGCGTGATCTACCCCGGCGCCGTGCAGTACTTCAGCGTCCGGCCGAGCGAGCCCACCCGGGAGCGCCCCTACATCGAGCGCAACATCGCCGCCACCCGGGCCGCCTACGGGATCGACGACGTCGAGATCACCAGCTACTCGGCCGAGACCACGGCGACGGCGGGCCAGCTCCGCTCCGACGCCGAGGCGCTGCCCGGCATCCGGCTGATCGACCCGAGCGTCGTCGGCCCGGCCTACGAGCAGCTGCAGCAGGTCCGCGGCTACTACGCGTTCCCCGAGACCCTCGACGTCGACCGGTACACCATCGACGGCACCGAGACCGACGCCGTCGTCGGCGTCCGGGAGCTGAACCTGGCCGGCGTGCCCGGGCAGAACTGGAACAACCTCAAGACCGTCTACACCCACGGCTTCGGCCTGGTGGCGGCCTACGGCAACCGGCGGCAGAGCGGCGGCGAGCCCGAGTGGATCGCCCAGGGCATCCCGCCCACCGGTGAGCTCTCCGAGGCCGAGCCGCGGATCTACTTCGGCGAGTCGCCGTCGATGGACTACTCCATCGTCGGCGCGCCGGCCGGCACCGCGCCCGTCGAGCTGGACACCCCGGGCGGCGGCGAGGGCGGCAGCCCGAAGACCTACACCTACACCGGCTCGGGCGGCGTGGGCATCGGCAGCCTGTGGCACCGGATCCTCTACGCGGCCAAGTTCGCCGACGTCAACATCCTGCTCTCCAGCCGGGTGAACGACGCGTCCAAGATCATCTACGACCGCACCCCCAAGGAGCGCGTCGCGAAGGCCGCCCCGTGGCTCAAGACCGACGGCGACAGCTACCCGGCCGTCGTCGACGGGCGGATCGTCTGGATCGTCGACGGCTACACCACGTCGAACTCCTACCCCTACAGCCAGCGGGTAGCGCTCAACCAGGTCACCTCCGACTCCCAGACCGCCACCTCCGGCGGCGCGGTCGTCGCCCAGGCCAACTCCGACATCAACTACATGCGGAACTCGGTCAAGGCGGTCGTCGACGCCTACGACGGCACGGTGAAGCTGTACCAGTGGGACACCGAGGACCCGATCCTCAAGACGTGGGAGAAGGCCTTCCCGGGCGTCGTCCTGCCGAAGTCCGACATCTCCCCGGAGCTGAAGGACCACCTGCGCTACCCGCAGGACTACTTCAAGGTGCAGCGCCAGATCCTGGCCAAGTACCACCAGACCGACCCGAACAACTGGTACCAGAACTCGGCCCTCTGGGAGGTGCCGAACGACCCGGTGAAAACGGCCGGCCAGGCCAAGGAGTCGCCGTTCTACCTCTCGGTCAAGTGGCCGGAGGACGACCGGGCGATCTTCTCCCTGACCACCGCCTTCGTGCCCCGCGGCCGGTCCAACCTCGCGGCCTACATGGCGGTGAACGCTGACGCCAGCAGCCCGGACTACGGGCGGATGCGCGTGCTGCAGATGTCCGACACCACCCAGATCGACGGGCCCGGCCAGTCGTTCAACGCCATGACGACGAACGAGACGGTCGCGGAACGGCTGCGACCGTTCCAGCAGGGCACGGCGCAGTCGTCCTTCGGGAACCTGCTCACCCTGCCCGTCGGCGGCGGCCTGCTGTACGTGACCCCGGTCTACACCCAGCGCCAGGGCAGCACCGGCTCCTACCCGGCGCTGCGGTTCGTCATCGTCCGCTTCGGCCAGTCGGTGGGCATCGGCGACACCCTCCAGCAGGCGCTGGACGAGGTGTTCGCCGGCAACTCCGGCGCCAGCACGGGCGAGGAGGAGCCGGCCGAGCCGACCGAGCCGGGGACGGGCGAGACGGACAGCTCCGCCGCGACCCAGGCGCTCGACGAGGCGCAGGCGGCCTTCCAGGCCGCGGACAAGGCGCTCGCCGACGGCGACCTCGGCACCTACCAGACGCGGATCGAGGAGGCCCAGGCCGCCACCCAGCGCGCGCTGCGGGCCATGGGCCGCTAG
- a CDS encoding PPA1309 family protein, whose protein sequence is MTTDPPTADPTGAGAPDPEQHDALVAALVDLERHIGAAGWDQPSRLFALVLTDVFAAAEPELAAELALRTSAEGGPPGALTAIEQEGFEPSGDLVADLEQLEWPETVFGCAVSAERSFLPSGAEADIPDDPEAAAAYVAAHPDRQEIRVVVGADRAGNTHGVARLVSQPGELLGGEDLVPGLGAALAHTLS, encoded by the coding sequence ATGACCACCGATCCCCCCACCGCCGACCCGACCGGGGCCGGTGCGCCCGACCCGGAGCAGCACGACGCCCTGGTGGCCGCGCTCGTCGACCTCGAGCGCCACATCGGCGCTGCCGGCTGGGACCAGCCCTCCCGGCTGTTCGCGCTCGTGCTGACCGACGTCTTCGCCGCCGCCGAGCCCGAGCTGGCGGCCGAGCTGGCGCTGCGGACGAGCGCGGAGGGCGGCCCGCCCGGCGCGCTCACCGCCATCGAGCAGGAGGGGTTCGAGCCCAGCGGCGACCTGGTCGCCGACCTCGAGCAGCTGGAGTGGCCGGAGACGGTCTTCGGCTGCGCGGTGAGCGCCGAGCGGAGCTTCCTGCCCAGCGGCGCCGAGGCGGACATCCCCGACGACCCGGAGGCGGCCGCGGCCTACGTCGCCGCCCACCCCGACCGTCAGGAGATCCGCGTCGTGGTCGGCGCGGACCGGGCCGGGAACACCCACGGCGTGGCCCGGCTGGTGTCGCAGCCGGGCGAGCTGCTCGGCGGCGAGGACCTCGTACCGGGGCTCGGTGCTGCGCTGGCGCATACGCTGTCCTGA
- a CDS encoding YlbL family protein, whose product MTRQTWTALVSALVFVLLAVALVAVPVPFVTWAPGGTRDTLGAVDGKPIIEVQGIPTHETTGRLDLTVVSVTPAGARLSLPQALLAHWLPHRDVLPLDSVYAPGKSASQVQAEDADMMSTAQDDAVVAALRADDQPVTPLPAVFSVTVGGPAHTILRPGDLVLAVDGVATPATADVSRRIQAHKPGETVGFTVVRQGEERTERVRTVVSTTQDGVPVVGITLGQGYRYDPRISFELGQRIGGPSAGLVFALAIYDKITPGALLAGRHVAGTGSITPDGEVGGIGGIQEKIAGAEDAGATVFLVPAANCGDLAGVRTDMTLVKVGTLDDAVGALETLQQAGGDARVPRC is encoded by the coding sequence GTGACCCGTCAGACCTGGACGGCCCTGGTCTCGGCGCTGGTCTTCGTGCTGCTGGCGGTCGCCCTGGTCGCGGTGCCGGTGCCCTTCGTCACCTGGGCGCCCGGCGGCACGCGGGACACCCTCGGCGCCGTCGACGGCAAGCCGATCATCGAGGTGCAGGGCATCCCGACGCACGAGACGACCGGCCGGCTCGACCTCACCGTCGTCTCGGTGACCCCGGCCGGCGCCCGGCTGAGCCTGCCGCAGGCGCTGCTGGCCCACTGGCTGCCGCACCGCGACGTGCTGCCGCTCGACTCCGTCTACGCCCCCGGCAAGTCCGCCTCCCAGGTGCAGGCCGAGGACGCCGACATGATGTCGACGGCCCAGGACGACGCCGTCGTCGCGGCGCTGCGGGCCGACGACCAGCCGGTCACCCCGCTGCCGGCCGTCTTCTCGGTCACCGTCGGCGGGCCGGCGCACACGATCCTGCGGCCGGGCGACCTCGTGCTGGCCGTCGACGGCGTCGCCACCCCGGCCACCGCGGACGTCAGCCGCCGGATCCAGGCGCACAAGCCCGGGGAGACCGTCGGGTTCACCGTCGTCCGGCAGGGCGAGGAGCGCACCGAACGAGTGCGCACGGTGGTCTCGACGACCCAGGACGGGGTGCCCGTGGTGGGCATCACGCTGGGCCAGGGCTACCGCTACGACCCGCGGATCTCCTTCGAGCTGGGCCAGCGGATCGGCGGGCCCAGCGCGGGCCTGGTCTTCGCCCTGGCCATCTACGACAAGATCACCCCCGGTGCGCTGCTGGCCGGCCGGCACGTGGCCGGCACCGGCTCGATCACCCCCGACGGCGAGGTCGGCGGCATCGGCGGCATCCAGGAGAAGATCGCCGGTGCCGAGGACGCGGGCGCGACCGTCTTCCTCGTGCCGGCAGCGAACTGCGGCGACCTCGCCGGCGTCCGGACCGACATGACCCTGGTCAAGGTGGGCACGCTGGACGACGCCGTCGGCGCCCTCGAGACCCTGCAGCAGGCGGGCGGCGACGCCCGTGTGCCGCGCTGCTGA
- a CDS encoding molybdenum cofactor biosynthesis protein MoaE has protein sequence MASVVREASIGDAPISVDRLLGLVREPAVGGVALFVGVVRDHDEGQGVRSLDYTAHPSAAAALAACAERVAQAHDVLAVAVEHRVGHLEVGDLAVVVATGAVHRAEALAACRQLIDDLKAEVPIWKEQAFAGGGVEWVGLPPGDEA, from the coding sequence ATGGCATCCGTGGTGCGGGAGGCGAGCATCGGCGACGCGCCGATCAGCGTCGACCGGTTGCTCGGCCTGGTCCGCGAGCCCGCCGTCGGCGGCGTCGCCCTGTTCGTCGGGGTCGTCCGCGACCACGACGAGGGCCAGGGCGTCCGCTCCCTCGACTACACCGCGCACCCCAGCGCGGCGGCCGCGCTGGCCGCCTGCGCCGAGCGGGTCGCGCAGGCCCACGACGTCCTCGCCGTCGCCGTCGAGCACCGCGTCGGGCACCTGGAGGTCGGCGACCTGGCCGTCGTCGTCGCCACCGGCGCCGTGCACCGCGCCGAGGCGCTGGCCGCCTGCCGGCAGCTGATCGACGACCTCAAGGCCGAGGTGCCGATCTGGAAGGAGCAGGCCTTCGCCGGCGGGGGCGTCGAGTGGGTCGGGCTGCCCCCGGGGGACGAGGCGTGA
- a CDS encoding zinc-dependent metalloprotease, with product MAEDRQPGSADQPEDEPGGTGDASTGGSSPAGGSGPASPNSGYRLGGGSSSGSGSGSGAGSGSGGQQPPNPFEALFSSLGGAGGGAGDMNAMMQQLQNAFSMLGGGAGGGGGLFGHGAPDSGSGVNWEVTKDTARKMVASLGPDPTPTSAQRSAITEAASIAEVWLDEATRFPRVSTSVTAWSRAEWVESTMGVWRRLVEPVASHIADAMEGALSFGGDESGAIPGMAGMEQVLRPMLRSSGASMFGLQLGQGLGQLAAEVVGATDIGLPLSEPGHVALLPTNVAAFGEGLEQSATDVTLYLALRECARQRLFASAGWLREQVLVLVEQYAAGITIDTSALEQAVGQIDPTNLEELSATLEGGLFEPRKTPEQVATLERLETMLALVEGWVDDVVTQATAPWMPAAGALAETVRRARASGGPAEATFATLVGLELRPRRLRDAANLWAAVREARGVEGRDAVWAHPDLVPTAADLDDPLGFVSGDQAEQQSDEDFDAALAELLDAEEPDDEGPRPA from the coding sequence ATGGCCGAGGACCGGCAGCCAGGATCCGCCGACCAGCCCGAGGACGAGCCGGGCGGGACCGGCGACGCGAGCACCGGGGGCTCCTCCCCCGCCGGCGGCAGCGGGCCCGCCTCGCCGAACAGCGGCTACCGCCTCGGGGGCGGCTCCTCGAGCGGCTCGGGGTCGGGCTCCGGCGCCGGCTCGGGCTCCGGCGGCCAGCAGCCCCCCAACCCCTTCGAGGCCCTCTTCTCCTCCCTGGGCGGGGCGGGCGGCGGCGCCGGCGACATGAACGCGATGATGCAGCAGCTGCAGAACGCCTTCTCGATGCTCGGCGGCGGCGCCGGCGGTGGCGGCGGCCTCTTCGGCCACGGCGCCCCCGACTCCGGCTCCGGCGTCAACTGGGAGGTCACCAAGGACACCGCGCGCAAGATGGTCGCCTCGCTGGGCCCGGACCCCACGCCGACGTCGGCGCAGCGCTCCGCGATCACCGAGGCCGCCTCGATCGCCGAGGTGTGGCTGGACGAGGCCACCCGCTTCCCGCGCGTGAGCACCAGCGTCACGGCCTGGAGCCGCGCCGAGTGGGTCGAGAGCACGATGGGCGTCTGGCGCCGGCTCGTGGAGCCCGTGGCCAGCCACATCGCCGACGCGATGGAGGGTGCGCTCAGCTTCGGCGGCGACGAGTCCGGCGCCATCCCCGGCATGGCCGGGATGGAGCAGGTGCTCCGCCCCATGCTGCGCAGCTCGGGCGCCTCGATGTTCGGGCTGCAGCTGGGCCAGGGCCTCGGCCAGCTCGCGGCGGAGGTCGTCGGCGCGACCGACATCGGCCTGCCGCTCAGCGAGCCCGGCCACGTGGCGCTGCTGCCCACGAACGTCGCCGCCTTCGGCGAGGGCCTCGAGCAGAGCGCCACCGACGTCACCCTCTACCTCGCCCTGCGCGAGTGCGCCCGGCAGCGGCTGTTCGCCTCCGCCGGCTGGCTCCGTGAGCAGGTCCTCGTGCTCGTCGAGCAGTACGCGGCCGGCATCACCATCGACACCTCGGCGCTGGAGCAGGCCGTCGGGCAGATCGACCCGACCAACCTGGAGGAGCTGAGCGCGACGCTCGAGGGCGGGCTGTTCGAGCCGCGCAAGACCCCCGAGCAGGTGGCCACGCTCGAGCGGCTCGAGACGATGCTCGCGCTGGTCGAGGGCTGGGTGGACGACGTCGTCACCCAGGCGACCGCGCCGTGGATGCCCGCGGCGGGCGCCCTGGCCGAGACGGTCCGGCGCGCCCGCGCCAGCGGCGGCCCCGCCGAGGCCACCTTCGCCACCCTCGTGGGGCTGGAGCTGCGGCCCCGCCGGCTGCGCGACGCGGCCAACCTCTGGGCCGCGGTCCGCGAGGCCCGCGGGGTCGAGGGCCGCGACGCGGTCTGGGCCCACCCCGACCTCGTGCCGACGGCCGCGGACCTCGACGACCCGCTGGGGTTCGTGTCCGGCGACCAGGCCGAGCAGCAGTCCGACGAGGACTTCGACGCCGCCCTGGCCGAGCTGCTCGACGCCGAGGAGCCCGACGACGAGGGTCCCCGCCCCGCCTGA
- a CDS encoding M48 metallopeptidase family protein, translated as MEAVGTPEVRVEVRRSRRRTRTVTAFRERDTIVVVIPQRMSRADERSFVDSMVAKVLAREARTATPRGDQALRDRAGALALAHLAPVTGDPPAPTDVRWVGNQQRRWGSCTPATGVIRLSDRLQPMPAWVVDYVLVHELAHLVEPSHSAAFWALVARYPDAERAKGYLEGYLAGQGVPAAADEEDVEDAVEGADDRADRA; from the coding sequence ATGGAGGCCGTCGGCACCCCGGAGGTCCGGGTCGAGGTGCGTCGCAGCCGCCGTCGCACCCGCACCGTCACCGCCTTCCGGGAGCGCGACACGATCGTCGTCGTCATCCCCCAGCGCATGTCCCGGGCCGACGAGCGCAGCTTCGTCGACTCCATGGTGGCCAAGGTCCTCGCCCGGGAGGCGCGGACCGCGACCCCCCGCGGGGACCAGGCCCTGCGCGACCGCGCCGGCGCGCTCGCCCTGGCGCACCTGGCCCCGGTGACGGGTGACCCGCCCGCGCCGACCGACGTCCGCTGGGTCGGCAACCAGCAGCGGCGCTGGGGGTCCTGCACCCCGGCCACGGGCGTGATCCGGCTCTCCGACCGGCTGCAGCCGATGCCGGCCTGGGTCGTCGACTACGTCCTGGTCCACGAGCTCGCCCACCTCGTCGAGCCCAGCCACTCCGCCGCCTTCTGGGCGCTGGTCGCGCGCTACCCCGACGCCGAGCGGGCGAAGGGCTACCTCGAGGGCTACCTCGCCGGCCAGGGCGTCCCGGCGGCCGCCGATGAGGAGGACGTCGAGGACGCCGTCGAGGGGGCCGACGACCGTGCCGACCGCGCCTGA
- a CDS encoding DUF5679 domain-containing protein, translating into MAETYSGEFYCVKCKEKREASGEVHVNEKGTRMAKAKCPVCGTNLNRILGKA; encoded by the coding sequence ATGGCGGAGACGTACAGCGGTGAGTTCTACTGCGTGAAGTGCAAGGAGAAGCGCGAGGCCTCCGGTGAGGTGCACGTCAACGAGAAGGGCACCCGGATGGCGAAGGCCAAGTGCCCCGTCTGCGGGACGAACCTGAACCGCATCCTCGGCAAGGCCTGA
- a CDS encoding ABC1 kinase family protein: MSNDDRDPLVRSSLRRGARLASLPLGAAGRATVGLGRRLGGQSADQVSAHLQQAAAEQLFRVLGDLKGGAMKFGQAMSLFESVLPDDIAGPYREQLTKLQQDAPPMPTSRVHAVLRRELGVDWRDLFLDFEPQPAAAASIGQVHKATWADGRPVAVKVQYPGADEALRSDLRQIRRLSKLFAPLAGGMDVTPLVDELVERTSEELDYTVEAASQQQAADGFVGSEEFVVPQVLTATSKVMVSEWVEGEPLSVAAGRDEAERNRVGLLYVRFLFAAPSRVGLLHADPHPGNFRITPDGRLGVVDFGLVSRLPEGLPRAMGTILRIARRGDAREVADQLHREGFVPADVDADDLWDYLAPFVEPAAVPEFQFNREWMREQFLRVRDLSASGGMGLKINLPPSYLLIHRVWLGGLAVLSQLGVRAAFVEVLEEFLPGYVED, encoded by the coding sequence ATGAGCAACGACGACCGGGACCCGCTCGTCCGGTCGTCCCTCCGACGGGGCGCCCGGCTGGCGTCGCTGCCGCTGGGGGCCGCCGGCCGCGCCACCGTCGGGCTGGGTCGCCGGCTCGGGGGCCAGTCCGCCGACCAGGTGAGCGCCCACCTCCAGCAGGCGGCGGCCGAGCAGCTCTTCCGGGTGCTCGGCGACCTCAAGGGCGGCGCCATGAAGTTCGGCCAGGCGATGAGCCTGTTCGAGTCGGTGCTGCCCGACGACATCGCCGGGCCCTACCGCGAGCAGCTGACCAAGCTGCAGCAGGACGCTCCGCCGATGCCCACGTCGCGGGTGCACGCCGTCCTGCGCCGCGAGCTCGGGGTGGACTGGCGCGACCTGTTCCTCGACTTCGAGCCCCAGCCGGCCGCCGCCGCCTCCATCGGGCAGGTGCACAAGGCGACCTGGGCCGACGGCCGCCCCGTCGCGGTGAAGGTCCAGTACCCCGGGGCCGACGAGGCCCTACGCTCGGACCTGCGGCAGATCCGCCGGCTCTCCAAGCTGTTCGCCCCGCTCGCCGGCGGCATGGACGTCACGCCGCTGGTCGACGAGCTCGTCGAGCGGACCAGCGAGGAGCTGGACTACACCGTCGAGGCGGCCTCCCAGCAGCAGGCGGCCGACGGCTTCGTCGGCAGCGAGGAGTTCGTCGTCCCGCAGGTGCTGACGGCCACGTCCAAGGTGATGGTCAGCGAGTGGGTGGAGGGCGAGCCCCTCTCGGTGGCCGCCGGCCGCGACGAGGCCGAGCGCAACCGCGTCGGCCTGCTGTACGTCCGCTTCCTGTTCGCCGCCCCCAGCCGGGTCGGGCTGCTGCACGCCGACCCGCACCCCGGCAACTTCCGGATCACCCCGGACGGACGGCTGGGCGTCGTCGACTTCGGCCTGGTCTCCCGGCTGCCCGAGGGGCTGCCGCGGGCCATGGGGACGATCCTGCGGATCGCCCGGCGCGGGGACGCCCGCGAGGTCGCCGACCAGCTGCACCGCGAGGGCTTCGTGCCCGCCGACGTCGACGCCGACGACCTGTGGGACTACCTGGCCCCCTTCGTCGAGCCGGCCGCCGTCCCGGAGTTCCAGTTCAACCGCGAGTGGATGCGCGAGCAGTTCCTGCGCGTGCGCGACCTCTCGGCCTCGGGCGGGATGGGGCTGAAGATCAACCTGCCGCCCAGCTACCTGCTGATCCACCGCGTGTGGCTCGGCGGCCTCGCCGTGCTGTCCCAGCTGGGGGTGCGCGCGGCCTTCGTCGAGGTGCTCGAGGAGTTCCTGCCCGGCTACGTCGAGGACTGA